Genomic DNA from Deltaproteobacteria bacterium:
CGCGAACTGGTTCTTTCTGCCTTTCGGGCTCGCGCTGGACACGCACGGCGCGGTGTCGATCTCCGGAGTCGGCAGGAACATTATCGCGGTGACCGCCGGCAATGTGGTTGGCGGTACCCTACTGGTGGCCGGCGTGTACTGGGTCGCCTATCTGCGAGGCGAGCGCATGCGGAAGGATCGGTCCTCGTGAGTCGCGACTGGGGTTCGGCGGCGTCGCCCGCTAACAACAGCATGCAGCGGACGGCGCTGCGCGCCGCGGCTGATGCTAAGTGTTCGACTCGGGGAGCCATATGAGTTGTATTGAATTTTGGTTTGAATTTGGAAGCACGTATTCCTATCCAGCAGCTCTCCGAATTGAGAGAGTGGTCCGCGATGCGGGCCTAGCAATCATTTGGCGTCCATTCCTGCTTGGACCCATTTTCAAGGAGCAAGGGTGGAATGACTCGCCTTTCAATCTCTACCCCGCGAAGGGGTGCTATATGTGGCGGGACTTGGCGCGCATCTGCGCTGACCTCGAGATTCCCCTGCGGCAACCAACGACATTTCCCAGAAACTCCTTGTTGGCGGCTCGCCTCACGTGTTGGTTCCAAACAGAGAGCTGGATCCCTGAGTTCATTCGTCAGGTGTACCTGGCAAACTTCGGACGGGATCGAGACATTGCGGATGCGAAAGAGATTCTTTCAATTCTCGAAGGTCTTAATCAGCCGCTTGACATCCTTTCAGTTGCGGAGTCGCCCGAGGCGAAGGCAAAGCTTCGCGCTCAAACCGAACAAGCGCGAGCCCTTGGCATTTTCGGAGCCCCCAGTTTTGTGGTCGAGCAGGAGCTTTTCTGGGGAAACGATCGCTTAGAGGCCGCGGTCGCGTGGGCTCAGAGAAAAGGGAAGAGTGCCGTCTAACTCCTCTATGAGCAAAGTGGTAATTTATCGTACATTGTTTTTCACACCATAATGAGCCGCGTAAGGAAGTGCCTAGCATGATATGGCAACCGGAAAGTGACGCAATCGCAGCGCGACGGCAGCGTGCCTTACACATGGGTGGCGCTGACAAGATCGCCAAACAACGCGCGCAGGGGAAACTCACAGATCGTGAGCGTATCGCCCAACTGCTTGATGCGCATTCATTCACTGAGATTGGGATGCTGGCAACGCACCAGAGCCAGCGCCCGGAGATGCAGGGGGTCTATACTCCAGCGGACGGCATTCTCATTGGCTATGGCCGGATCGATGGACGTGAGGTACTCCTCGGAGCTGAGGACTTCACCGTCATGGGCGGATCAGTCGGACAGACTGGCATTGTCAAGCGTGAGCGCCTTTTTGAACTCGCGTATCAGACGAAAGTGCCAGTTATCTGGCTCATCGACGGTTCTGGAGCACGAGCGAACGAATATGTTCGTGGCGGATGGGTGGCTGCTACACATTTTGTGTTGATGTCGCAACTCTCGGGGATCGTACCACAAATAGTGGCGACGATGGGGCCGTGTGCCGGAGATCCGGCGTTGATGGCGCCGTTAGCGGACTTCGTCATCATGGTCAAAGGAACGAGTATGCTCGCGGCTGGAGGACCGCCAATCGTCGAGGCCGCGATCGGCGAGAAAGTGACCAAAGAAGAACTCGGCGGATCCGTCGTCCATTGCCATATCAGTGGAGTAGGGGACAACGAAGCCGAGGACGATGAAGATTGTTTGCGCATGATTCGCCGCTACCTCAGCTATTTTCCCATCAATGTTTATCAACTCCCACCACGCCTGACCCCTACTGATGATCCTGAGCGGCGCGATGACGGGCTGTTGTCGATCGTGCCGCGCAATCGCAAGCGGCCATACGACATGCTGAAAGTGATTGGCCATATCGTTGACCACGAGTCACTATTTGAGATTAAGCCACACTACGGTCGCTCGGTTGTCACGTGCCTTGCACGGATGGATGGCAACGTTGTCGGCGTCATTGGCAATCAGCCGTTGCAACTCGCGGGCATTATTGATGGTGACGCAGCTGACAAGATGACCCACTTCATTCAACTGTGTGACGCGTTCCATATTCCACTCATCTTCTTATCTGACGTTCCAGGCTTTATGACCGGGAGTGTATCTGAACGACAAGGGACCCTACGGCGTGGCTTACGGATCGCTTATGCCTTGTCGTTTGTTACTGTCCCTAAGGTTTCGGTCGTATTACGCAAAGCGTATGGCATGGGTGCTGTGGCCATGTGTGGTCATAAAATGGGCCAAATCTTGACGCTCGTCTGGCCCTCTGGTGAGTTCGGCGCTCTCCCAGTTGAAGGGGGAGTAAATGCAGGCCACAAAGCTGCCCTCGCAAGTGCCGGTGACCAAGAAAAAAAACGCCAGGCACTAGAAGAGTATTACAATCAATTTGGGAGCCCATTCTCAACGGCAGAGACGTTTAATTTTGATGACTTGATTGATCCACGCGACACCCGTCCTCTGATTATTCGGGCGTTACGTGCAGCCCGGGCTGGTAACACTGCTCCGTTGGGACCGAAAACCCGCCACGGCATAATGCCGTAGCTAGTGAGGAGGGGCGTATGGCGCGCAAATCGATAGAAAAAGAGAGTGTGCTTGTCCTGGGTGGAGCCCGGTCTGGAAAAAGCACCTATGCCTTGCAACGCGCACAGTCGTGGAGTGGACGGCTTGTGTATGTTGCGACGGCGGAGGCGAAAGATGCGGAAATGAAAGCGCGCATTTCGTCGCATCGTGCGCAGCGCCGGAGTCGGCGCTGGATTACTATTGAAGAGCCGATGGGTGTCGTCTGGCAGTTGAAAGAGTTGGATGACAGTGTCGGTGCCGTGGTGCTCGACTGTATCACACTGTGGGTGTCCAATGCGTTACTCGCGAAGCGACGTGATGAACTCGAAAACCAAGTCGCGGAGTTGGTCGAAGAGATCCCGTTGTTTCCATTTCATTTCCTTGCTGTTAGCAATGAAGTCGGACTTGGCCTAGTACCGGATAATCCGTTGGGCCGAGAGTATCGTGACCTGCTTGGCACGGTGAACCAACAGCTAGCCAAAGTATGCACAGAAGTCCTCTTTCTGGCAGCAGGACTACCGATGAAATTGAAAGGATAATGGTTGGTAGGGCATGAACCTTCTTGATGCTACCTTACGCGAGATCCAACCGCTCGACATGTCGCTCGTGGTCCGCGTCCAGCGACGACTCAATTCACTCACCAAGCCGCATGGGAGCCTCGGGCGATTGGAAGTGCTCGCACTGCGATGTGCCTCTATCTCTGGAAGTGAACGTCCACGGGTAGACAATAAAGTCCTCTTTGTCTGTTGTGGTGATCATGGGGTGTGTACAGAGGGGGTCAGTGCCTATCCGCGTGAGGTAACGGCCCAGATGGTCTATAACTTTCTGCGTGGCGGTGCGGCGATTTCAGTCCTGGCCCGACAGTTCGGGATCAATGTCCAGGTAGTCGATCTCGGCGTTGACCATGAATTTGCGATCGATCTGCCTGGCTTGGTTTCACGAAAGGTGGCGCGTGGAACCGCCAACTTTGTCCGCGCAGCGGCGATGTCTTCCTCACAGGCTGTTCAGGCCATAGAAGTCGGTATTGCCGTTGCCTCTGACGCTATTCGCGAGGGAGCCCAGCTCATTGGTGTTGGAGAGATGGGGATCGGGAACACTACGTCAGCGACCGCAATGTTGTCGGTATTGAGTGGGATTGACCCTGAAACGCTGACTGGACAGGGGACCGGAATCGATGCCAAGGGCAGAAAGCGGAAAGTGGCGGTCATCAAGCGAGCGCTGGCGTACCATAAACTCTCATCGAGTGATCCTCTGCGTGTTCTTACTGCGGTCGGTGGATACGAAATCGCAGGGATCGTTGGGATGTGTCTTGCTGGCGCCGCATTGCAGGTCCCAGTTGTGATTGACGGATTCATTGCCACGGCCGCGGCCTGGGTGGCGTGTGCCCTACATCCGGCGGTCAAGGATCGCCTTATTTTTGCCCATCTCTCTGCTGAGCAGGGACATCACCATGTGTTGGCCGCGTTGGAGGTGGAGCCCCTGCTGAACCTGTACATGCGCCTTGGCGAAGGCACCGGAGCGGCACTGGGTATGAGTCTTGTCGACTCCGCAGTCCGTATCCTCAATGAGATGGCAACGTTTGATGAGGCAGGTGTGGCAAAGGGGGAATGCGGGAAATAACAACCTTACTATTTCCGTCTCACCCCTGCTTGCTCTAACTTCTCTTGTACTCGTACGAGGCGTTCGTTGCCCCAAAAGAGTTCTCCGTTTACCAGGTAACTCGGCACACCAAATATGCCTATTTCTTCGGCAGCATTCCGCAGTCGATCGTGTTCGTGGCGTCCTTCACCTTTGAGGTAGTCAAGAAACCCGGCGCTATCGATGCCACCTTCTTGAAGGACAGCTTGGATAACAGCAGGATTTTCAATATCGAGTTCTCTTCGCCAGAAGCGCCCATACACGGTGTTATGATAGGGGCGAAAATTGCCATGACGCTTGGCGTACAACAGGCCGATATGCGCAATGGAGGAGTCGAAGATCTTCTGCGTGCCGCGAATGACTAACCCGCGCCGATTCGCCTCTCGACGGCAGTCCATGTAGCTATATTTCACCCGTCGCCACTGGTGGGCGTTGCGCGCTTCTTCCAGCACTTTCCCGGTGGCGTCGACTTTTGCTGACCCCAGATAGCTGGGGATATCGAGTGTGTACGGTACCCAATCAACCTCGACATCGTAGTCGTCTTGCAGTTGAAATGTGTCAGCTTGAGCCAGATACGCATACGGGCTCTTATAGTCGAAATAGTGGGTAATCCTTTTAATGGTCATAATCTTTTTCCCTGTTCTGTTGCTGGCATTCTCCCCTCAGAATTCGCCACCACCACCGCAGCGGTAATGTCGCCAGTGACATTCAGCACAGTGCGCGACATATCGAGAATGCGATCGACACCAATGATAACGCCGATTCCTTCACCTGGAACCCCCACCGACTGGAGAATCGGTACCATGAGAGGAAGCGATCCGCCCGGCACGCCCGCAGTGCCAATCCCGGCAAGCACTGAGAACAATACGACAAGCACCTGTGAGCCGAATGAGAGTTCGACGCCGTAAAATTGGGCAAGAAAAAGAATGGTTACGCCTTCGAATAATGCGGTGCCGTTCTGATTCGCCGATGAGCCGAGTGTCAAGACAAACGAGGAGATATCGCGCGGCACTCCGAGTTTCTCTTGTGTCACTCTGAGTGCTGTTGGTAATGTTGCGTTGCTAGAGCTGGTAGAAAATGCCGTGGCCATCACCTCAGATACTTGTCGAAAGAAGAAGCCGGGCGACATTCCGCCAAGGACGCGAAGAATAATGGAATAGGTAACAAATAACTGGAGGCATAACCCGCCGATCACAACGATCATGTATGCCAGGAGTGGCTTGAGAACATCCAAACCAAACCGCGCGGTCAACGTAAACAAGAGAGCGGCGACTCCATACGGGGCCAGGCGCATAGCCAGTTCAATCAGGCGCATGACCACCTCATAGAGTCCTTCAAGGACATTCAGCAACGGTTCCATCTTTGCCGGTGGCGAGAGGGCGATGCCGATGCCAAACATCAGGCAGAAAAACATGAATGCAATCATCTCTCCTTGGGCTGCAGCCCGGAGAGGGTTGTCGGGGACAATCGCATACAAGATTTTGAGGACAGGGTTTTCACCGGCTGCGAGTAGGGGGGGAGGGGTAGGGGTATTACTGGCCTGCTGCAGGGCTGCTCGGGTTTCTGGGGTGAGGCCGTCACCTGGGCGAAAAACATTGACCAACGTTAATCCGAGAAAGACCGATAATGCTGTGGCAAAGATCGTGTATAGAAATGTCTTTACCCCCACCCGTCCGAGCGTACGTACATCACCGAGTCCGGCGACTCCTAATGCCAGTGCTGAGAACAACAGCGGAATTACCAGCATGAAAATGAGCCGCATGAATAGGCGGCCAAATGGCTCGGCGAAATAGGTGACGAACTGCTGCAGATGTGGATCATCACCGAAGAGCAGGCGACTTGCACTGCCAGCGACGACGCCAACAATCAGGCCGATAAGAATGCGGGTGTGGAGCGGCAAGGCTTTAGGCTTTAGGCTCTAGGCTCTAGGCTTGAGAAGAATCTTTCCTGTCGCCTATAGCCTGAAGCCTTGTCTCTTAGGCTTTTTCGATCTTCTCGATATGTCCGGCGAGGTCGAAGTCTCGCGTTGTCAGAGCACCAACATCATGAGAGATCAAGCTCAACGTGACTTTGTTGTAATTGATAGTGATGTCAGGATGATGATCTGATTGTTCAGCGAGTTCACCGACTTTATTGACAAATGCCAGAGCGTCTTTGAAAGTCCCCAAGGTGAATTTCTTTTGCATGCCTTTGTTCTTTATCAGTTCCCAGCCAGGGAGAGCACGTAACTTTCCCTGGATTTCTGCTTGTGACAACGCCATTGTCCTCTTCCTTCCTACTGCCCACCCATCATTGCTGGGGCAATCTGCAACGTTTTGTTCCGCGCTTGCACAGTGTCCGCGCCGTGTTCAGTGAGGAACAAAAAGTCGTCATAGTCTGCCTCGGCAATACTACTCGTTGAGTCTGAGTCGGTGAGCACAGCAATCCCGATGAGCTTTCCGGGCTCTTCGCCAAAGAAATCTTTGTAGTCTTGATAATAATTGATGGTTTCTTGTTGCCACTCGCCAACTCGGGTGTTGCCACTTTGTAGAACCACAACACGCGAGCGCCAATATACAGGGCTCTTCATCCGTGTGCCCACTGGCAAACTCGAACTCCACACATATTTTATTGCTCGTGGCATCAGGGTGCTATCAAAGACGAGATACACGGCTGCTCCTGAGTCATTGGTCTTTTCTGCACGCTCGTCTGCACCAGTTGGCAGTTGCTTCACCCGCCAACGCCATTGCAATGCCGGAAACTGCTTCAGCTTGACTGACCGCGAGAGTCCGATTTGGACATCTTGTCTGTCGGCATAGGCACGAAGAAAGCGATTCCCATTCTCTTCCCCAACACTATAGACTGCCTTTGCGGTCGCCTCGTCGCCGCGCACTACCCACTGCGCAGGAAACGAGAGGGGGATGTCGGTATCAAAATTCTCGATCAAGAGCATTTCGTCCCCTGAAGGTTGGCTTTCCGCATACCCTAAAGACATCGACCCAAGAATACCGATGAGTGCGACGATAACGGTCCGCCTCATGCCCGTCCTCCTCCCCGCGTTCTGTGCGGCTCGCCGGTCGTGGGTGATACATGACATGCCCTATTGGATAGAGGAAAGGTTGTGCCACTGCAAGTCCGAAATGCCAGCCAGGTTGGCGTCTCGCTCTAAACCTCTTCCCGTTTTGGCCGATAGTTCACCGTATCACGATGGGAACCGTGGAGTCTTGTCTAGGTGGTACGATGAAAGACATTGATAAAAATCCTGTGCAATTATTGAGTGACGTGGTGCAACTGCGGAGACAGATTGCCCAACTCGAACAGATACGCGACGAACTGCACACAAGCGAAGAGCGCTGGCGCTTGGCCGCACGTGGCAGCGCTGATGGCGTATGGGATTGGACCTTGCAAGACAACTCTGTCTACTTCTCTCCTCGCTGGAAGGAAATGCTTGGCTTCAGTGATGAGGAAATTCCTAACGACATAGAAGAATGGCGTAAGCGCATTCATCCTGATGATACAGAAGAAACAGCGCGGAGAATCGACGCTCATCTCCAAAAGAAGACGGATTCCTGCATGACGGAATTTCGTATGCAGTGCAAAGATGGCAGCTACAAGTGGATTCTTGGTCGAGGTCAGGCCGTCTGGGATGAGGCAGGAAATGCCATTCGTATGGTCGGAACCCACACGGATCTCACCGAACGTAAACGTGAAGAAGAAGCCCTGCGGTCGAGTGAAGAACGCTGGCAGCTTGCCGTTAGTGGTGGCAATGATGCGATATGGGATTGGAAAGTGGCGACCAATGAAGTGTATTTCTCGCCCCGCTGGCGTGAAATGCTGGGGTACGAACCACATGAGTTTCCCGATGAGTTTTCTGAATGGGAAAGTCGTATTCATCCTGACGATAAAACCCACGCCTTGCACGATCTTGAGCGATACTTCATCGGCGAGACACCCTTCTATTCCAATGAGCATCGTCTCCGATGCAAAGATGGCAGTTACAAATGGGTATACACACGAGGTAAAGCGCTCCGCGATCAAGCTGGGACTGTCATGCGCATGACCGGCGCTTTGACCGACCTGACCGAACGCAAACACGCTGAAGAAGGGCTCCGCATCAGCGAAGAGCGCTGGCAACTCGCCACGCAAGGCAGTAACGACGGGATTTGGGATTGGAATCTGGTTACACACGAAGTGTATTTTTCTCCACGCTGGAAAGAAATTGTCGGCTATGAAGATCATGAGTTGCTCAATCAATACGAAGAATGGGAGAGCCGTGTTCATCCCGATGATCTCGCTGCTACTCGGGCCGCGATTAATGATCACCTCGTGGGAAAGGCGCCAGGGTATGCCCATGAATTTCGTATGCGGTGTAAAGATGGCGAGTATAAATGGATCTTTTCCCGTGCAAAAGCGCTGCGTGATGACAACGGAAAAGTCACACGCATGGCGGGGACGCATACCGATCGGACGGAACGGAGATTAACCGAAGACCGGCTGCGACTATCCGATCAGGTGTTGTCCTCCATTGATAACCTCGTGCTCGTGGCGGATGAGCACGGACAAATTGTCTATGTAAATCCTGCCGTGACTCGGCTGCTTGGTTACACGCGCGAGGAGGTGCTTGGGGACGGCTGGGTGAACCTGACGCACCCTGATGAACAGTCTCGTGCTGCGGTACGCACGTTCTACAAGGCGATGATTGCCGGAGAACAAACAGTTCCCTTACCAAAAGAGCGACAGCTTTTAGACAAATCTGGGAATGTTCACTGGATTCTCTGGCACGAGGCCAAGGGGCCAGGAAAAACCTTGATCAGTGTCGGAACCGACATCACTAGTCGTACACGAGCAGAAGACGCGGTAAAGGAGAGCGAAGAACGGTATCGTTTCCTGGCGGTGAATGCTACAGACTTTATCTCCCGTCACAACCCGGCGGATGCGGTCAACCTGTACGTTTCACCTTCGAGTAAACAGCTGCTTGGTTATGAGCCAGAAGAGATGATCGGTCGGTCATTTCTCGACTGGGTCCATCCAGACGATTGCGTGACAATGGCCGCTGCCGTGGCAAAGATCATTCGTACGCCCGACACAGGGCTGGTCACTTTCCGTGTCCGTCGCAAGGATGGAGAATATATTTGGTTGGAGAGTACCACGCGCGGAGTGCGCGACCCACAGACAGGTAAGGTGAACGAAATCATTGGCTCAGCACGTGATGTCACCGAACGCAAGCACGCTGAAGAAGAACTGACGAATGCCAAAGAAGCAGCCGAGGCGGCCAACCAGGCGAAATCACAGTTCCTGGCCAGTATGAGTCATGAAATCCGCACGCCGATGAATGGAGTGCTAGGGATGAGTGAACTCCTCCTTGGTACAGATATGAGTGTCAAACAACGACGCTTTGCCGAAACGATTCACAGTTCTGCGGAGACGCTCCTCAGTATCATCAATGACATCCTCGATTTCTCAAAGATCGAGGCAGGAAAACTGGAACTCGAACACATCGACTTTGATTTGCGACAGACTGTTGAAGAAGTGGCTGACCTTCTCGCCGCTCGAGCACATAAGAAGGGGCTCGAACTCGCTTGCCGCATTCATCCTGATGTTCCTACGGCAGTCCGCGGTGACCAACACCGACTGCGACAGATTCTGACCAACCTCGTCGGTAACGCCATTAAGTTTACTGAGCGAGGGGAAGTCATCATCGAAGTCCAAAGTCTCAAGTCCAAAATCCAAGGTCAAGCAAACGCCGTGTCGACTTTGGACTTAGGACCCGGGACTTTGGACCTACGTTTCTCGATCCGCGACACTGGCATTGGCCTGAAGCCCGAAGCCCTAGAGCGATTGTTCCAACCCTTCGCTCAAGCTGATGGCTCGACAACGCGGAGGTATGGCGGAACGGGGCTCGGCTTAGCCATCAGTCGACAACTCGCGACCACCATGGGTGGGGACATTGGAGTTGAAAGTCTCTACGGCACAGGCTCAACCTTTTGGTTTGAGTTGCCCTTTGCACTGCAAGCTCAACCTGTCACCGTACATTTTTCGCCGGGGAAAGAACTGCAATCTTTACGTATCTTGATTGTCGATGACAATGCCACCAATCGTGATATTCTTCACCATCAGTTAGAGTCATGGGGAATTCGCAACAATAGTGCACCGGGTGGTACACATGCCCTCCAGCTTCTTTACAAAGCGATGGTGTGGAAGGATCCGTTTGACGTCGCCATCCTAGATATGCACATGCCAGAGATGGACGGCATTCAACTGGCAAAGCACATTAAAGCAGACGAGGTGTTAGCCTCGACGCGGCTCGTGATGCTGACCTCAGCGGGACAGTATGGTGACGCCGCCGCCGCGCGCAATGCGGGAATCGAGGTCTATCTGAGTAAGCCCGTGCGTCAGTCTGACCTCTATAATTGCCTCGCGACTGTTGTCGGTGCCCCTAGTACCTCTCCGTCCACTCTTCAACTGCCATCCGTGGAACCTGCACCAGTTGTTCCTCGACCAGGAGAACACCAAACCGATGTCCGTGTCCTGTTGGCTGAAGATAATCTAGTCAACCAAGAAGTTGCGGTGAATATGCTGGAATTGCTCGGTTGTCAGGTCACCGTGGCTAGCAATGGGCATGAGGTTCTCGATGCGCTGTCTCGTGGGTCCTATGACCTGGTGTTTATGGATTGTCACATGCCCGAAATGGACGGCTTTGCCGCCACTGCGGCCATTCGTCAACAGGAAGGAGCGAGCCGCCACACGACCATTATTGCGCTGACTGCCAATGCCTTAGATGGGGATGAAGAGGAATGTTTGGCCGCTGGGATGGATGGATATCTGAGCAAACCGTTCTCGCAGGAAAAGTTACAAGCGATTCTGAGAAAATGGATTCCCGCGGTCCAACAACGGCAAGAAGCTTCGTCTGAGACCGTCGCTGTCAGTGCAGCACCGCCATCCCTCACTTTTGCTTCGGAACCCGTGATCGACGAGAAAACGCTGGCGGAAATTCAACTGCTACAGAAACCGGGGAAACCGAATGTCCTGCACAAGTTGATTGCGACGTACTTAGCGGATACTCCGCAGCGGGTTGCAGTGTTACACGCAGCGCTCGAAAAGGGAGAGTGTCAGGCGTTACAAGGGGTAGCACATAGCTTGAAAGGCAGTAGTGCAACGCTTGGTCTCAAACGGTTTGCGACGGTTTGTCAAATGCTTGAGCAGTACGCCCGAGAGCAGAATATTCCTCCAGCTCGCGCACTTTCTTCAGCCTTTGAGTCTGCCTATACTTCCGCCAGTGTGGCGCTACGTGCGCTACTGCCGAACAGCGCTGAGCAAGAACCCTCTGCTTCTCCCCAAACAACCTCGGTGAAGTCTTCCCTTCCACCAACTGTGAAGACGGAGGAAGAGCCGCCCCAGAGCGCCGCGCCGCCGGTGATCCTGTTAGTGGAAGATAACCTTGTCAACCAAGAAGTCGCAGTAGGGATGCTGGAGGGGCTTGGGTATCGGGTCGAGACCGCTGACAACGGTCGCGCAGGGTTGGAAGCCATCATTCGCAAGCGTTATGCCTTGGTTCTCATGGATTGCCAGATGCCCGAGATGGATGGATACGCGGCCACCCAAGCCGTTCGTGCGCGTGAAGCGGCGTTTCGTGATACGATCCCACACCTCCCCATTATTGCGCTTACTGCGAATACGATGGTTGGTGACCGCGAGAAGTGTTTATCCGTAGGGATGGATGATTATCTCGGCAAGCCGTACAACCAGGAACAGTTGCAAGAAGTATTGCGGCGTTGGATGCCAACTGACCAACGCCTCCGCGATGCAGCGTAGAGGTTTGTTGCCCGTACCATCCAACTCCCCTGCAATTCTCATTTTGACCTATCAAGCCCGTGGGTAGGCCGGAATAAGCGAAGCGGTTCCGGCTCAGTGCCGCCCCCCTCCCTCTCCTCATTTCTTTATTGACAGCAAATACGGCAATCTAGTAGAAGCGCGTGAACCTTTACACAGAAAGGGGGGGTACTTCGCTTTCTCACTACATTCCTGACAACGACGGAAGGGACACCTCAATTATTTTCCCTGTATCCCTCACGGCATGTGCTGATAGGGCATTTGTAAAAGGAGGAGACTGTCATGCGAAAGTTGGCTTTTGCTGTTGTTGGAACATTTCTTACCCTTGGTGCTGCTACGAACGCGTGGGCTGATAACGTGGTTACCCGCTGGGTCGAGGAGGCGTTAGATGTTGTTCGTCTCACCAACACTGGTACTCCAGTCGCTGGCCGTTGGTATGCCATGACCACCGTTGCCATGTATGACGCGGTCAATGGTATTGACCGCGCTCGCTTTCTCTCAACCCGCGAACACGCTCTTGTTCCACCGACTGGTGCCCCTCCCCTTGGTGATCGCCGGGCCGCCGCTGCGGCTGCGGCTCATGCCGTGTTGGTTGCCCTGGCTCCATCACAAGCCGCGAATCTTGATACTGCTTTGGCAACAGAACTGGCGTCCTTCGGTGGCACAGGCAATCCGTTTGTCGTGCTGGGGCGAAACTGGGGCGCATCGGTTGGCGCACAGGTTGTGACCCTCCGTGCAGCTGACGGCACTCAAACCCCAGAAACACAGCCTGCCGATTCCGGGCTAGGCCAATTCCCACGCGCTTTTTCGCCTGCGCAGTACCGCAATATGGCTCCCTTTGGCGTAAATAGTATCGTCCCGTACGCGTCATCGGGACCACCAGCCTTTACCAGTGAAGAGTATGCGGCAGCATTCAATGAGGTAAAGGTGCTTGGCAGTAACACTGATACTGACCCAGAACGGACAGCGATTGCCCGGCAGTGGCTGGCAGAAGCAAATACCGCACGGGAAACCGGCCTGTGGCTTAAGGAGCGATCAATATCGTCGAGGACCAGCATACGGACCTCTTCCTCTCCGCGACTGCAAGACTTTTTGCTCTGTTAGGCATGGGCATCGCCGATGCGGTTGCTACCTCATGGACGGCAAAATTTGACTGGCTCTTCTGGCGCCCTGGCGATGCGATTCGTTTTACTGGAGATGATGGGAATCCAGCAACAACGCCAGATCCACTTTGGCTTCCCCGCACGAGTGGGACACCTCCTGGAGTCTTCGGTGGCACACCAGAACACACTTCTGGCACTTCAACGTTTGCAGGCGCGGCATCAGCCATTCTGGCGGGTTTTTATTGTACCGACAAAATCCCCTTCTCGTTTGAAGCCGAAGGAACTAATCCGACGACACGTTCGTACTCCAGCTTTAGCCAGGCGGCCAACGAGGCGGGCCGTTCACGCATCTACGGTGGAATTCACTTTGAGTTCAGTAACCAAGCGGGACGAAATGCTGGCAATGGCGTCGGTCATGAAATTGTCAATACGCGCTTACGTCGTGCCGGTCAGTGTTTTGGTGTCTTCTGTCAGTGCCCGCAACTCTAACGTGTTCGTGTACCGTAGGGACGCGGCCTCTTGGCTTGCGTCCCTGTAAAAGAAGACAGCGGGCGCGATAGTGGCGAGGCAATCGGCAAGTATATTGAGAAGAAACGGCTGCAGCCACTTCATTGAAGACACAAGAG
This window encodes:
- a CDS encoding vanadium-dependent haloperoxidase, with product MGIADAVATSWTAKFDWLFWRPGDAIRFTGDDGNPATTPDPLWLPRTSGTPPGVFGGTPEHTSGTSTFAGAASAILAGFYCTDKIPFSFEAEGTNPTTRSYSSFSQAANEAGRSRIYGGIHFEFSNQAGRNAGNGVGHEIVNTRLRRAGQCFGVFCQCPQL
- a CDS encoding PAS domain S-box protein, whose amino-acid sequence is MGTVESCLGGTMKDIDKNPVQLLSDVVQLRRQIAQLEQIRDELHTSEERWRLAARGSADGVWDWTLQDNSVYFSPRWKEMLGFSDEEIPNDIEEWRKRIHPDDTEETARRIDAHLQKKTDSCMTEFRMQCKDGSYKWILGRGQAVWDEAGNAIRMVGTHTDLTERKREEEALRSSEERWQLAVSGGNDAIWDWKVATNEVYFSPRWREMLGYEPHEFPDEFSEWESRIHPDDKTHALHDLERYFIGETPFYSNEHRLRCKDGSYKWVYTRGKALRDQAGTVMRMTGALTDLTERKHAEEGLRISEERWQLATQGSNDGIWDWNLVTHEVYFSPRWKEIVGYEDHELLNQYEEWESRVHPDDLAATRAAINDHLVGKAPGYAHEFRMRCKDGEYKWIFSRAKALRDDNGKVTRMAGTHTDRTERRLTEDRLRLSDQVLSSIDNLVLVADEHGQIVYVNPAVTRLLGYTREEVLGDGWVNLTHPDEQSRAAVRTFYKAMIAGEQTVPLPKERQLLDKSGNVHWILWHEAKGPGKTLISVGTDITSRTRAEDAVKESEERYRFLAVNATDFISRHNPADAVNLYVSPSSKQLLGYEPEEMIGRSFLDWVHPDDCVTMAAAVAKIIRTPDTGLVTFRVRRKDGEYIWLESTTRGVRDPQTGKVNEIIGSARDVTERKHAEEELTNAKEAAEAANQAKSQFLASMSHEIRTPMNGVLGMSELLLGTDMSVKQRRFAETIHSSAETLLSIINDILDFSKIEAGKLELEHIDFDLRQTVEEVADLLAARAHKKGLELACRIHPDVPTAVRGDQHRLRQILTNLVGNAIKFTERGEVIIEVQSLKSKIQGQANAVSTLDLGPGTLDLRFSIRDTGIGLKPEALERLFQPFAQADGSTTRRYGGTGLGLAISRQLATTMGGDIGVESLYGTGSTFWFELPFALQAQPVTVHFSPGKELQSLRILIVDDNATNRDILHHQLESWGIRNNSAPGGTHALQLLYKAMVWKDPFDVAILDMHMPEMDGIQLAKHIKADEVLASTRLVMLTSAGQYGDAAAARNAGIEVYLSKPVRQSDLYNCLATVVGAPSTSPSTLQLPSVEPAPVVPRPGEHQTDVRVLLAEDNLVNQEVAVNMLELLGCQVTVASNGHEVLDALSRGSYDLVFMDCHMPEMDGFAATAAIRQQEGASRHTTIIALTANALDGDEEECLAAGMDGYLSKPFSQEKLQAILRKWIPAVQQRQEASSETVAVSAAPPSLTFASEPVIDEKTLAEIQLLQKPGKPNVLHKLIATYLADTPQRVAVLHAALEKGECQALQGVAHSLKGSSATLGLKRFATVCQMLEQYAREQNIPPARALSSAFESAYTSASVALRALLPNSAEQEPSASPQTTSVKSSLPPTVKTEEEPPQSAAPPVILLVEDNLVNQEVAVGMLEGLGYRVETADNGRAGLEAIIRKRYALVLMDCQMPEMDGYAATQAVRAREAAFRDTIPHLPIIALTANTMVGDREKCLSVGMDDYLGKPYNQEQLQEVLRRWMPTDQRLRDAA